One Stratiformator vulcanicus genomic window, TGTACGCCCACCCGCGGGCAGTTGCTGGCTGGCTTGGACGCTTTTCACAACGGAGCCGTCAACGTCAGCAGTGGCCGCACTTTATTGCGACCGGAGCTCGAAACGATGGCGGACGTCTTCAGCGCCGCCGGATATCGAACCGGCATGTTCGGCAAATGGCACCTCGGCGACAACTATCCTTTCCGCCCCGAGGACCGCGGCTTCGATGAAGCCCTGTGGTTCCCGTCATCTCACATCAGCGCGGTTCCCGATTTCTGGGATAATGACTATTTCGACGACACCTATTATCACAACGGTCGTCGGGAGAAATATCGCGGCTATTGCACCGATATCTTCTTTAATGAGGCGATGGATTGGATCGACGATGACGACGCGAACGGTCAGCCATTCTTCGCTTACCTGCCGCTCAACGCCGCACACTGGCCGTTGTTTGTCGATGAGAAATATCGCGACGAAGTCCGGGCGGTATTAAGAGACAATCCGGAATTGAAGAATTTATTGAATGACGTCACGATCGAAACACTGGTCAGCTTTCTGGCCATGGGAGCGAACATTGACGAGAACATGGGTCGGCTCGATCAGTTCCTTAATCAGACCGGTCGTCGCGACAACACGATCGTCGTCTTCTTAACCGATAACGGCAGCACGCTGGGGCCGAACTACTTTAACGCCGGAATGCGCGGCAATAAGACCACGCTGTGGGAGGGTGGGCACCGCGTTCCCTGCTTTATCCGCTGGCCCGCCGGGAAATTCAGCTCGCCCGCCGAGTTCGACGACCTGTGCCAAGTGCAAGACCTCTTGCCGACGCTGGCCGAGCTCGCCGAAATTGACGCCGTGCCAGAAGACCTCGACGGCATGTCGCTCGCCCCACTCTTTCGCGGCGACGTTGATCGCCTGCCCGAGCGGACGCTCGTCATTAATTACAGCCGGATGCCGCCAATGAAGGTGACCTACACCGACGAAAACCCTTCCATTCCGCAGCGAGACGGCTCAGCCGTACTTTGGAAGCATTGGCGGCTCCTGGAGTACAAACGCCTTTATGACCTGCGGACCGATCCGCATCAGGATCATGACGTCGCCGCGGAGCATCCGGCAGTCGTTAAGAAATTACGGGACCATCTGAATCAGTGGTGGGACGAGGCGAAAGAGACCGCCCGCGCGGTGCAGCGAGTCGTCATCGGCAACGAGGCGGAGAACCCGGCGATGCTAACGGCGTGCGAATGGCTCGACGTCTTCATCGATCAGCAGCGGCAAATCCGCCGGGGTACCCGAAGGAACGGCGTTTGGCACCTCGTCGTCGACCGCCCTGGCTCATACAGTTTTGAACTGCGTCGCTGGCCAAAAGAAACCGGCTTAAAATTAACGGACACAGTTCCGCAAACGACCGTGGTCGACGGGACATACGTCGCCGGTAAAGCCCTGCCGATTGCCCTCGGGCGTCTCCGCATTGGCGAGTTCGATAAGACCGCGGACCCCGACGATGCTGCTCAAAGCGTCCGCTTTCAAGCCAAACTCCCCGCCGGGCCGACCGAAATGCAAACCTGGTGGCTGAATGAATCTGGCGAAGACATTTGCGGGGCGTATTACGTGTATGTGGAATACCTTGGTAATTCCAACTAAGCCTAAGAA contains:
- a CDS encoding arylsulfatase, whose protein sequence is MTAFRLTLATVFSLVAFAAIEAAETRPNVIVVMTDDQGYGEFSCHGNPIARTPNIDRFASESVSLTDFHVAPMCTPTRGQLLAGLDAFHNGAVNVSSGRTLLRPELETMADVFSAAGYRTGMFGKWHLGDNYPFRPEDRGFDEALWFPSSHISAVPDFWDNDYFDDTYYHNGRREKYRGYCTDIFFNEAMDWIDDDDANGQPFFAYLPLNAAHWPLFVDEKYRDEVRAVLRDNPELKNLLNDVTIETLVSFLAMGANIDENMGRLDQFLNQTGRRDNTIVVFLTDNGSTLGPNYFNAGMRGNKTTLWEGGHRVPCFIRWPAGKFSSPAEFDDLCQVQDLLPTLAELAEIDAVPEDLDGMSLAPLFRGDVDRLPERTLVINYSRMPPMKVTYTDENPSIPQRDGSAVLWKHWRLLEYKRLYDLRTDPHQDHDVAAEHPAVVKKLRDHLNQWWDEAKETARAVQRVVIGNEAENPAMLTACEWLDVFIDQQRQIRRGTRRNGVWHLVVDRPGSYSFELRRWPKETGLKLTDTVPQTTVVDGTYVAGKALPIALGRLRIGEFDKTADPDDAAQSVRFQAKLPAGPTEMQTWWLNESGEDICGAYYVYVEYLGNSN